One Loxodonta africana isolate mLoxAfr1 chromosome 4, mLoxAfr1.hap2, whole genome shotgun sequence genomic region harbors:
- the LGALS2 gene encoding galectin-2, translating to MLEKNGRFYTDSNGREILERRSNEEFEIKNMDMKLGATLKIKGKIANDAVGFVINLGQGAEKLNLHFNPRFNESTIVCNSRDGSWGQEQRSNHLCFSPGSEVKFTVTFENKQFKVTLPDGHVLTFPNRLGHSHLSYLGVKGGFKISSFKLD from the exons ATGCTGGAGAAGAATGGACGCTTCTACACAGACAGCAATGGCCGGGAGATCCTGGAGAGGAGATCcaac GAAGAATTTGAGATCAAGAACATGGACATGAAGTTGGGGGCAACCCTAAAGATCAAGGGCAAGATCGCCAATGATGCTGTTGG CTTTGTGATTAACCTAGGTCAGGGGGCTGAGAAACTGAACCTGCATTTCAACCCACGCTTCAATGAGTCCACCATTGTCTGCAACTCTCGCGATGGCAGCTGGGGCCAGGAGCAACGTTCAAATCACCTGTGCTTCAGCCCAGGGTCAGAGGTCAAG TTCACCGTGACCTTTGAGAACAAACAGTTCAAGGTGACCCTGCCAGATGGACACGTGCTGACCTTTCCCAATAGGCTGGGCCACAGCCACCTGAGCTACCTGGGTGTGAAGGGTGGGTTCAAGATCTCCTCCTTTAAGTTGGACTGA
- the CDC42EP1 gene encoding cdc42 effector protein 1 encodes MPGPQGARGAPTMSLGKLSPVGWVPSSQGKRRLTADMISPPLGDFRHTMHVGRGGDVFGDTSFLSNHGGSSGGTHRSPRGFLAKKLQLVRRVGAPPRRMASPPAPSPTPPAISPIIKNAISLPQLNQATYDTLVVGKLGFDNSPAISTDGNSSYGLDSGFCTISRLPRPEKPRDRDHDSSSPPEPELRRSDSLLSFRLDLDLGPSLLSELLGVMSLSEAPVAETSAPVPITNPQAPVPATNPPPHGHCPNGVTAGSGPRTEARPSPSQEGPCAPGHVASGRSWGAGLGSSRHYNKMDAQQEMAEKLPPARASWESLDEEWGASQAGGRAPVPSTVQANAFVFADAEEDDEVKV; translated from the exons ATGCCAGGTCCCCAGGGGGCCAGAGGAGCCCCCACCATGAGCCTCGGCAAGCTCTCACCTGTGGGCTGGGTGCCCAGCTCGCAGGGGAAGAGGAGGCTGACAGCAGACATGATCAGCCCCCCGCTTGGGGACTTCCGCCACACCATGCACGTGGGCCGCGGCGGGGACGTCTTCGGCGACACCTCCTTCCTCAGCAACCATGGAGGCAGCTCTGGGGGCACCCACCGCTCACCCCGCGGCTTCCTGGCCAAGAAGCTGCAGCTGGTGCGGAGGGTGGGGGCGCCACCCCGGAGGATGGCCTCCCCGCCGGCGCCCTCACCCACCCCGCCCGCCATCTCCCCCATCATCAAGAACGCCATCTCCCTGCCCCAGCTTAACCAGGCCACCTACGACACCCTCGTGGTGGGCAAGCTCGGCTTTGACAACAGCCCTGCCATCTCCACAGACGGCAACTCCAGTTACG GCCTGGACTCCGGGTTCTGCACCATCTCCCGCCTGCCCCGCCCAGAAAAGCCCCGTGACCGAGACCACGATAGCTCTTCCCCCCCGGAGCCTGAACTCCGCCGTTCTGACTCTCTCCTGTCCTTCCGCCTTGACCTTGACCTTGGGCCCTCCCTCCTCAGCGAGCTGCTGGGGGTCATGAGCCTCTCAGAAGCCCCTGTGGCGGAGACCTCAGCCCCAGTGCCCATCACAAACCCCCAAGCCCCAGTCCCTGCCACAAACCCCCCACCCCATGGACACTGCCCCAACGGGGTAACCGCTGGGTCAGGCCCAAGGACTGAGGCAAGGCCCAGTCCATCTCAAGAAGGTCCCTGTGCACCTGGTCACGTGGCCTCCGGCAGGAGCTGGGGAGCAGGTTTGGGGAGCAGCCGCCACTACAACAAGATGGATGCCCAGCAAGAGATGGCAGAGAAGCTGCCCCCAGCACGGGCCTCCTGGGAAAGCCTGGACGAAGAGTGGGGGGCCTCCCAGGCTGGCGGCAGGgccccagtgcccagcacagtcCAGGCGAATGCTTTTGTGTTTGCTGACGCTGAAGAAGACGATGAGGTCAAGGTGTGA